One Microbacterium esteraromaticum genomic window carries:
- a CDS encoding MFS transporter, whose translation MSATTAIRSGGKEAHGFVEKLGLPKPLIWGFVGLLLFMIGDGVESGYIAPYLAAHGAGSETNAAVIISVYGLMVTIGSWLSGALSDVWGPRRVMIIGLVLWSVLQVLFLGVALPAENFTLMLMIYGLRGIAYPFFAYGFLVWVLGASPANRLGSAVGWFYFAFTGGLPTLGSLVASGTQPLIGEYLTFWVSLGLVILGGLVSLIGLRKAKGGGRLAASDVTTGRSLINSVAIAFTNPRIGLGCLVRVVNTAPQFGLFVFFPTVFAVELGFGTAGWLQLVFILGAANIFANLFFGVLSDRLGWHRTLRWFGCIGSAVSVLAFYFIPQYVSGQYWVSAVCATLFGISLAGFTPISVLMSLMAPGQKGNSIAVLNLGAGAATFVGPLIVALFLAPLGAGGVTIIFAALYVLAGISVRWLHVPDEAQRVVAEGGTLDGLVNPDAATQRITRD comes from the coding sequence ATGTCAGCGACGACGGCAATCCGCTCCGGCGGAAAGGAAGCTCACGGCTTCGTCGAGAAGCTCGGGCTGCCCAAGCCTTTGATCTGGGGTTTCGTAGGCCTCCTGCTCTTCATGATCGGGGACGGAGTCGAATCCGGATACATCGCCCCGTACCTTGCGGCCCATGGCGCAGGCTCCGAGACGAATGCAGCCGTCATCATCTCCGTATATGGCCTGATGGTCACCATCGGTTCATGGCTGTCCGGAGCGCTCTCCGACGTCTGGGGTCCGCGGCGCGTCATGATCATCGGCCTCGTCCTCTGGTCGGTGCTCCAGGTGCTGTTCCTCGGTGTGGCGCTACCCGCCGAAAACTTCACACTCATGCTCATGATCTACGGGCTCCGCGGCATCGCCTACCCGTTCTTCGCCTACGGGTTCCTCGTCTGGGTGCTCGGCGCCAGCCCCGCGAATCGCCTCGGATCCGCCGTCGGCTGGTTCTATTTCGCCTTCACCGGCGGCCTTCCCACCCTCGGTTCCCTCGTCGCCAGCGGCACGCAGCCCCTGATTGGCGAGTACCTGACATTCTGGGTCTCGCTCGGACTCGTCATCCTCGGCGGCCTCGTGTCGCTCATCGGGCTGCGCAAGGCCAAGGGTGGCGGGCGCCTCGCAGCGTCTGACGTCACCACCGGTCGCAGCCTCATCAACAGCGTTGCCATCGCCTTCACGAACCCACGCATCGGACTCGGCTGCCTCGTTCGCGTCGTCAACACCGCGCCCCAGTTCGGCCTGTTCGTCTTCTTTCCGACCGTCTTCGCTGTGGAGCTCGGCTTCGGAACCGCCGGGTGGCTGCAGTTGGTGTTCATCCTCGGCGCCGCCAACATCTTCGCCAATCTCTTCTTCGGAGTCCTCAGCGACCGCCTCGGATGGCACCGCACCCTGCGCTGGTTCGGATGCATCGGATCTGCCGTCAGCGTGCTCGCGTTCTACTTCATCCCGCAGTACGTCTCCGGTCAGTACTGGGTCTCCGCGGTTTGTGCAACACTTTTCGGGATCAGCCTCGCGGGGTTCACGCCCATCTCCGTGCTCATGTCCCTGATGGCGCCCGGCCAGAAGGGCAACTCCATCGCCGTGCTCAACCTCGGCGCGGGAGCTGCCACCTTCGTCGGCCCGCTCATCGTGGCCCTCTTCCTCGCACCGCTCGGCGCCGGCGGAGTCACCATCATCTTCGCCGCCCTGTATGTCCTCGCAGGCATCTCGGTGCGCTGGCTCCACGTACCAGACGAGGCACAGCGCGTCGTCGCCGAAGGCGGGACCCTCGACGGGCTCGTCAACCCCGACGCCGCGACGCAGCGCATCACGAGGGATTGA
- a CDS encoding tyrosine-type recombinase/integrase produces MASVSRDPRVKGTAYRVSYRRPDGSKTSKGGFRLKRDAQAFADSVEVSKRQGAYIAESDALVTVGTLGRDWLNSHTAAVKPSTAHSDESAWRIHVEPKWGKRKVGSVRHTEVATWVAELSKEKSPTTVKRCHGVLAAILDGAVRDRRITSNPAREVKTPRKTANPRAYLTHLEVERLAAASRYPDLLRFVAYTGLRWGEVAGLRVKHLDRKRRRVSVEESAVTVNGHVQVGTPKTHERRTVPYPAFLDNAIDRASTGKPPEALLWPAEEGGYLRPGNAVSGWFAGAVKRVRAENLDAVADAMKHGEDEPRIMPRVTPHDLRHTAASLAISAGANVKAVQRMLGHASAAMTLDTYADLFEDDLDEVAVALDRHRAVSLAAVESDKHPTAE; encoded by the coding sequence ATGGCGAGCGTCAGCAGAGATCCGCGAGTGAAGGGCACCGCCTATCGGGTGTCCTACCGGCGTCCAGACGGGTCGAAAACCTCCAAGGGCGGGTTCCGGCTCAAACGTGACGCGCAAGCATTCGCGGACTCGGTTGAAGTGTCCAAACGACAAGGTGCTTACATCGCCGAGAGCGATGCACTGGTCACTGTCGGCACGCTCGGGCGCGACTGGCTAAATTCGCACACAGCAGCGGTGAAGCCTTCCACAGCCCACAGCGATGAGAGCGCGTGGCGGATCCACGTCGAACCGAAGTGGGGCAAGCGCAAGGTCGGCTCGGTCAGGCACACCGAGGTCGCTACCTGGGTGGCGGAGCTGAGCAAGGAGAAATCACCGACAACGGTGAAACGATGCCATGGGGTCCTCGCGGCAATTCTCGATGGCGCTGTGCGCGACCGGCGCATCACGTCCAACCCGGCGCGCGAAGTGAAGACGCCGCGGAAGACCGCGAACCCGCGGGCGTACCTCACGCACCTGGAGGTTGAACGGCTCGCGGCGGCGTCGCGATATCCGGATCTTCTCCGGTTTGTCGCATACACCGGGCTGCGCTGGGGGGAGGTGGCGGGTCTGCGAGTCAAGCACCTCGATCGGAAGCGCCGTCGGGTGAGCGTCGAGGAGAGTGCGGTAACCGTCAACGGCCATGTGCAGGTCGGCACGCCGAAGACCCACGAGCGGCGGACCGTTCCTTACCCGGCGTTCCTAGACAACGCGATCGATCGGGCGAGCACAGGTAAGCCCCCTGAGGCGCTGCTATGGCCGGCCGAGGAAGGCGGCTACCTGCGCCCTGGCAACGCCGTCTCGGGGTGGTTCGCCGGGGCCGTGAAGCGGGTCCGTGCAGAGAATCTCGATGCTGTGGCTGATGCGATGAAGCACGGCGAGGACGAGCCGCGGATCATGCCGAGGGTGACTCCGCACGACCTGCGTCACACGGCTGCTTCGCTCGCAATCAGTGCCGGGGCGAACGTAAAAGCCGTGCAGAGAATGCTCGGGCACGCCAGCGCCGCGATGACCCTCGATACGTATGCCGACTTGTTTGAGGACGATCTGGATGAGGTGGCGGTAGCCCTCGACCGACATCGAGCGGTGAGTCTGGCAGCTGTCGAATCCGACAAACATCCGACAGCCGAATAG
- a CDS encoding plasmid mobilization protein, with translation MKSSTVKTRMTPAEVADVKKAAERVGLPIATWIRSVALDAAAVTPTPTAEPAKPALTNIDHRALAETRTAIARTGGLANQLVREVHRGVIREAALGDAVRDLSAICRELVGKLGGRSW, from the coding sequence GTGAAGTCCTCCACAGTCAAGACACGAATGACGCCCGCCGAGGTCGCCGATGTCAAGAAGGCCGCGGAGCGCGTCGGTCTGCCGATCGCTACCTGGATTCGCTCCGTTGCCCTCGACGCAGCCGCGGTCACTCCGACACCTACCGCAGAACCTGCGAAGCCAGCTCTAACCAACATCGATCACCGCGCCCTCGCTGAAACACGCACGGCCATCGCCCGGACCGGAGGATTGGCTAATCAGCTCGTCCGCGAGGTACACCGTGGCGTCATCCGCGAAGCCGCGCTCGGCGACGCGGTCCGCGACCTGTCGGCGATCTGCCGCGAACTCGTCGGCAAGCTTGGCGGGCGTTCATGGTGA
- a CDS encoding relaxase/mobilization nuclease domain-containing protein, protein MVTIQVAPVYDLDVRATYLTLGVGERRKSHETAGTDRLQPGSFIDAADMAEFVALGKRLTNGRRVKAQSLVVSFSPSEIDKSTADDQRLVGAAATEIARRAFPGALIAVVVHSDGGAPHAHVLALNDIDGHAIRENRTHWKLKHIADDVARENGLSTIEKPRAKTAVPAWAERRDNVSAFDRQLGDAIAEVLADKSITSWAAFRTALEANGITLDIREEAQRRGPRASQTVTGLTFRALDETGQGKHRVRRRKASSLSQSFSHSAITTALEARRAAASDRPSQSPVPSTARAIGNVIQSGHSSQRNDLVRILDRTLTAGLFLSLDGWALTLARVGVTVLRAQHREQRGRQSLLIYRHQGETFPEDVLPDHFNGKAVERQAREIAALRRIAPEHAKALPVPQLIDVVADERPRRRRRSGPVLPQSPARERHLQRGLELG, encoded by the coding sequence ATGGTGACCATCCAAGTCGCCCCTGTCTACGACCTCGACGTCCGAGCCACTTACCTGACGCTCGGTGTCGGCGAACGCCGCAAGAGTCACGAGACAGCGGGTACTGACCGCTTGCAGCCGGGCAGCTTCATCGACGCAGCCGACATGGCCGAGTTCGTCGCGCTCGGCAAACGCTTGACCAATGGTCGGCGAGTAAAGGCCCAATCTCTCGTGGTCAGTTTCAGCCCCTCGGAAATTGACAAGAGCACCGCCGACGACCAGCGCCTCGTCGGCGCGGCCGCCACAGAGATCGCCCGACGTGCCTTCCCCGGCGCACTCATCGCCGTCGTTGTCCACAGCGACGGCGGTGCGCCACATGCACATGTGTTAGCCCTCAATGACATCGACGGCCATGCAATCCGCGAGAACCGCACGCATTGGAAGCTCAAGCACATCGCGGACGACGTCGCGCGCGAGAACGGCCTCAGCACGATCGAGAAGCCGCGTGCGAAGACTGCTGTGCCCGCGTGGGCGGAGCGGCGCGACAACGTTTCCGCCTTCGACCGCCAACTCGGCGACGCCATTGCTGAGGTGCTGGCTGACAAGTCGATCACCTCGTGGGCAGCATTCAGGACGGCGCTCGAAGCCAACGGAATCACGCTCGACATCCGCGAGGAGGCCCAGCGGCGCGGCCCCCGGGCCAGCCAGACCGTCACGGGCTTGACCTTCCGCGCACTGGACGAGACTGGGCAGGGCAAGCATCGTGTCCGCCGCCGCAAGGCTTCGTCGCTCTCGCAGAGCTTCAGCCATTCGGCCATCACGACGGCACTGGAGGCGCGCCGTGCGGCGGCCTCGGATCGCCCGTCGCAGTCACCCGTCCCGTCTACCGCCCGGGCCATCGGAAACGTGATCCAGTCCGGTCACTCATCTCAACGCAACGATCTGGTCCGCATCCTCGACCGCACCTTGACTGCAGGGCTCTTCTTATCCCTCGATGGGTGGGCTCTCACGCTCGCCCGTGTTGGTGTCACCGTTCTGCGTGCGCAGCATCGCGAGCAGCGCGGTCGACAGTCCCTTCTCATATACCGCCACCAAGGCGAGACATTCCCCGAGGACGTGCTGCCCGACCACTTCAATGGCAAGGCCGTCGAGCGGCAGGCCCGCGAGATTGCTGCTCTCCGACGTATCGCACCCGAGCATGCCAAGGCACTGCCCGTCCCACAGCTCATTGACGTGGTTGCCGACGAGCGGCCGCGCCGTAGGCGGCGTAGCGGTCCTGTCCTGCCACAGTCTCCCGCGCGTGAGCGGCACTTGCAGCGGGGCCTCGAACTCGGCTGA
- a CDS encoding DEAD/DEAH box helicase, whose protein sequence is MKVPLKKFQKKAVRRLLKALDDAYNVWAEDDDHTAVMLIAPTGAGKTLAATELIEGLLDGSNEAQERPTLRVLWLTDSPSLNRQSADKMDRYGDQLSYGKNLVVVDDAYDEEVLAAGTVTFAHIQQLTSSASSWWPNESKGKKNALWHAIARTVNDHGNDFLLVIDEAHKGIGKERSNGDRDTIIKTCLEGGINLYDGAPHPAAPVALVMTATPDNFKKALVASDRLTPEHRVTVQEVQDEGLLKRRVQVEFSEENQKAHHTLLESGTEDLHRSQVWWKEAEDEGFQQVTPVLVVQVENSVSKAELGERLKTISDKWVELTGSALPDYAFAHAFGDDGNIRVGDTTLKKVAAEQIEADTWIRVVFFKEALTTGWDCPRAEVMVSLRPAKDATTIAQLVGRMIRTPGATHAPDPRLESVMLYLPYYSQTEVKKVVDEIAKDTEGTLGIDLASEPTEKNPALAEEVFDKINGLPKYSKPKQDYPDDVERASDLAEKLVDRGIVSVNEDEATPEDVLRGLLVAEMKRIDGAHKKQVDQRVKDLLEIDTLRRDFQYAGTETDHEDEGDIRSKTVHFRDLDGYFEDAKRRLPGGTGTWYYSALIADGSPGKKAKMRVAALAEIADVKKLLNTVAEGQIEEMQKDYEDRVETAGLSEQFKSIWFPPTKPVDAKLLLANPGRVATQRARKKGTEVEITNYPLAEKHVWAFERGARGYTRVAAIAGRLLRST, encoded by the coding sequence GTGAAAGTCCCACTGAAGAAGTTTCAAAAGAAGGCTGTTCGACGGCTCCTGAAGGCTCTTGACGATGCTTACAACGTGTGGGCGGAGGACGACGATCACACAGCAGTGATGCTCATCGCTCCGACAGGGGCAGGTAAAACCCTGGCAGCGACTGAACTGATCGAAGGGCTCCTAGACGGGAGCAACGAAGCACAGGAGCGCCCGACTCTTCGAGTGTTGTGGCTCACCGACAGCCCTTCTCTGAACCGGCAGTCGGCCGACAAAATGGATCGCTACGGGGACCAACTCTCTTACGGTAAGAACCTCGTAGTCGTTGATGACGCGTACGACGAAGAGGTCCTCGCGGCGGGCACGGTGACGTTCGCTCACATCCAGCAGCTCACGTCGTCCGCCTCGTCGTGGTGGCCGAACGAATCGAAGGGCAAGAAGAACGCGCTGTGGCACGCGATCGCGAGGACGGTAAATGACCACGGTAATGACTTCCTACTTGTGATCGATGAGGCGCACAAGGGGATCGGAAAGGAGAGGTCGAACGGTGATCGCGACACGATCATCAAGACGTGCCTCGAAGGCGGCATAAACCTCTACGACGGCGCACCGCATCCAGCTGCGCCGGTCGCTCTTGTAATGACTGCTACGCCCGACAACTTCAAGAAGGCCCTGGTTGCCTCTGACCGGCTCACGCCCGAGCATCGCGTGACAGTGCAGGAAGTCCAGGATGAGGGCCTTCTGAAGCGTCGGGTCCAGGTCGAGTTCTCCGAGGAGAACCAGAAGGCTCACCACACGCTCCTGGAATCGGGAACCGAAGATCTGCACAGGTCGCAGGTCTGGTGGAAGGAAGCCGAGGACGAAGGTTTCCAGCAAGTCACCCCCGTGCTGGTGGTGCAGGTGGAGAACTCTGTTTCTAAAGCCGAGTTGGGGGAGCGGCTGAAGACCATCTCCGACAAGTGGGTGGAACTGACCGGCTCCGCGCTGCCCGACTATGCCTTCGCGCACGCCTTCGGCGACGACGGCAACATCCGAGTCGGCGACACGACACTGAAGAAGGTCGCAGCCGAGCAGATCGAAGCCGACACCTGGATAAGAGTTGTCTTCTTCAAGGAAGCGCTCACGACCGGCTGGGACTGCCCTCGGGCCGAGGTCATGGTGTCGCTGCGCCCGGCAAAGGACGCGACGACTATTGCGCAGCTCGTGGGCCGCATGATCCGGACCCCCGGGGCGACGCACGCTCCAGACCCTCGGCTGGAGAGCGTGATGCTCTACCTCCCTTACTACAGCCAAACCGAGGTGAAGAAGGTCGTCGACGAGATTGCGAAGGACACCGAGGGAACCCTGGGCATCGATCTCGCGAGCGAACCGACAGAGAAGAACCCCGCTCTGGCGGAGGAAGTTTTCGACAAGATCAATGGGCTTCCCAAGTACAGCAAGCCCAAGCAGGACTACCCGGATGACGTTGAGCGCGCATCCGACCTCGCGGAGAAGCTGGTCGACCGAGGGATCGTCAGCGTAAACGAAGACGAGGCGACACCGGAGGACGTCCTGCGCGGCCTTCTGGTCGCGGAAATGAAGCGCATCGACGGCGCCCATAAAAAGCAGGTTGATCAACGCGTGAAGGACCTCCTAGAGATCGACACCCTTCGCCGGGACTTCCAGTACGCGGGAACGGAGACAGACCATGAGGACGAGGGTGATATCCGAAGCAAAACGGTGCACTTCCGCGACTTGGATGGCTACTTCGAAGATGCGAAGCGCAGACTGCCCGGCGGAACCGGCACTTGGTACTACTCTGCGCTGATCGCTGACGGCAGTCCCGGTAAGAAGGCCAAGATGCGCGTTGCGGCTCTCGCCGAGATCGCCGACGTCAAGAAGCTGCTCAACACGGTCGCCGAAGGTCAGATCGAAGAGATGCAAAAGGACTATGAGGACCGCGTCGAGACTGCCGGACTCTCCGAGCAATTCAAGAGCATCTGGTTCCCACCTACGAAACCGGTCGACGCCAAGCTTCTGCTCGCCAATCCAGGTCGAGTTGCCACGCAGCGCGCCCGCAAGAAGGGTACCGAGGTCGAAATCACCAATTATCCGCTGGCCGAAAAGCACGTGTGGGCGTTCGAGCGCGGGGCGCGTGGGTATACCCGGGTAGCGGCAATAGCTGGGAGGCTGCTGCGCTCGACCTAG
- a CDS encoding site-specific DNA-methyltransferase, giving the protein MTEEQGPHEDTAHELRQSTNAIDMDIASIEDPNLRRRIAAAFERLRSKAEYGLVFERHKPESVVLHGQTVREDRYATLRSDPGPRNAYRVLAIDGDTATLQPVDEHFRSVGQQTTGMLDELVPVARFGDPIFPGLIKSSEDVLGAVDGNGNPTKPFHTVVNGENFHALETLLYAYEGQVDCIYIDPPYNSGARDWKYNNDYVDKDDVYRHSLWLSFMEKRLKLAQRLLNPKESVLMVAIDDKEGARLGLLLESIFPTAGIEMVTTVINPRGKYRTGTFARSDEYVYFVTLGSATVAGEPDPDYAEGALVPWRTLRRSDYSSRRGSKKGGTGQFYPIYVNRDGRIEQVGEPLAHGVPRSKSPKVRGCVAVFPIRDDPDQTEMNWGLTAPELRARLSRGYVRVGKATPGKPQTYEISYLTSGKVLDVETGRAAIVGSNPDGSVLARYVTHKVKMPTSTWVRPSHNAEVHGTELLKTLLGGEKRFDFPKSLYAVEDCLRLFVADKPDALVIDFFGGSGTTAHALMRLNKDGGRRRSILVTNNEVSAGEQESLRARDLYPGDAEWEALGICEYVAKPRLRAAVTGRTPAGAPITGEYKVNGFEILHPGPMSEGFEENVRFYNLTYLDPETVEAKQSFEQVAHLLWLVGGAEGPVIETEPRSGWALPDGATYGVLFRNKGRAGFAEALSTRTSAGDPPRHVFIIADSADEFHRSVDEVGADPAHTTRLYRHYLKNFRTNVIDLKDQL; this is encoded by the coding sequence ATGACAGAAGAGCAAGGCCCGCACGAGGACACAGCGCATGAACTCCGTCAGTCGACCAATGCGATCGATATGGACATCGCCTCCATCGAGGACCCTAACCTTCGACGTCGGATTGCGGCGGCCTTTGAGCGCCTCCGCAGCAAGGCCGAGTATGGCCTCGTCTTCGAGCGACACAAGCCAGAGTCTGTCGTGCTTCATGGTCAAACAGTCCGGGAAGACCGCTACGCCACGCTGCGCTCGGATCCTGGCCCGCGGAACGCGTACCGGGTCCTGGCGATCGACGGGGATACTGCGACGCTCCAGCCGGTCGATGAGCACTTCCGCTCCGTTGGCCAGCAGACCACGGGGATGCTGGACGAATTGGTGCCTGTTGCCCGCTTCGGCGATCCGATCTTTCCTGGCCTAATCAAGTCAAGCGAGGACGTGCTGGGCGCAGTCGACGGAAACGGCAACCCCACCAAGCCGTTCCACACCGTCGTCAACGGCGAGAACTTCCATGCCCTAGAAACTCTTCTTTACGCGTACGAGGGGCAGGTCGACTGCATCTACATCGACCCGCCTTACAACTCCGGAGCCAGGGATTGGAAGTACAACAACGACTATGTCGACAAGGACGACGTCTATCGGCATTCGCTCTGGCTCTCGTTCATGGAGAAGCGTCTCAAGCTTGCGCAACGGCTGCTGAATCCGAAGGAATCAGTGTTGATGGTTGCCATCGATGACAAGGAGGGTGCTCGCCTCGGTCTACTCCTCGAATCGATATTCCCGACTGCCGGGATTGAGATGGTCACCACCGTGATCAATCCGAGGGGGAAGTATCGGACTGGGACTTTTGCGCGGTCTGACGAGTACGTCTACTTCGTGACACTTGGGTCAGCCACGGTAGCTGGTGAACCCGACCCGGACTACGCCGAGGGAGCCCTTGTACCGTGGCGCACGCTGCGCCGAAGCGACTACTCTTCCAGGCGCGGAAGCAAGAAAGGCGGAACCGGTCAGTTTTATCCGATTTACGTCAACCGCGACGGGCGGATCGAGCAGGTCGGTGAGCCCCTGGCCCACGGAGTCCCGCGGAGCAAGTCTCCAAAAGTTCGCGGTTGCGTTGCAGTATTCCCGATCCGCGATGACCCGGATCAGACGGAGATGAACTGGGGGCTCACAGCCCCGGAACTCCGAGCCCGACTTAGTCGAGGGTATGTCCGGGTTGGAAAGGCTACTCCCGGCAAGCCGCAGACCTACGAGATCTCGTACTTGACCTCCGGAAAGGTGTTGGACGTAGAGACGGGCCGCGCAGCGATCGTGGGAAGCAACCCCGATGGAAGCGTCCTAGCTCGGTATGTCACCCACAAGGTAAAGATGCCCACCTCAACATGGGTCCGCCCATCCCATAACGCGGAGGTTCACGGCACCGAGCTGCTTAAAACCCTGCTTGGAGGCGAGAAGCGGTTCGATTTCCCTAAATCGCTGTACGCGGTTGAGGACTGTCTCAGGTTGTTTGTTGCCGACAAACCCGACGCGCTCGTCATCGACTTCTTCGGTGGTTCCGGAACCACCGCTCACGCACTTATGCGCCTGAACAAGGATGGAGGGAGAAGGCGCTCCATCCTGGTGACAAACAACGAGGTTTCAGCAGGTGAGCAGGAGAGCTTGCGTGCGCGGGACCTCTATCCCGGAGATGCCGAGTGGGAAGCGCTTGGCATTTGCGAGTATGTGGCGAAGCCTCGCCTTCGGGCAGCGGTGACTGGACGGACTCCGGCAGGTGCCCCCATCACGGGTGAGTACAAGGTCAATGGATTTGAGATCCTCCATCCTGGACCGATGTCCGAAGGGTTCGAAGAGAACGTACGTTTCTACAACTTGACGTATCTCGACCCCGAGACCGTCGAGGCGAAGCAATCGTTCGAGCAGGTCGCGCACCTCTTGTGGCTCGTCGGTGGGGCCGAGGGACCGGTCATCGAAACTGAGCCTCGCAGCGGCTGGGCTTTGCCCGACGGGGCGACGTACGGCGTGCTGTTCCGCAACAAGGGGCGGGCTGGCTTCGCGGAAGCGCTTTCGACACGAACCTCTGCGGGAGATCCGCCGAGACACGTCTTCATCATCGCGGACTCCGCGGATGAATTCCACCGGAGCGTCGACGAAGTGGGGGCGGACCCTGCGCACACGACGCGGCTGTACCGGCACTATCTCAAGAACTTCCGCACCAACGTGATCGACTTGAAGGACCAGCTGTGA
- a CDS encoding helix-turn-helix transcriptional regulator, translating to MTITGVAYGPISSYSRVRILHLVQERPERTIGELCDATGLHANTVREHLHRLIEGGYVIQTTEHRTVRGRPRTLYSAATGAPEASSPIAREKVAGAARRGDVMRSILSEPASDLGREATHQLDALVEHLEESGFEPIVDERRMTVDLTPCPHAASAPEHRPLLCQVHLGLMQGVLAQAGGPIAAECVQAARRPEECTVQLTVAGQLRIVA from the coding sequence ATGACGATCACCGGGGTCGCCTACGGACCGATCTCCAGCTATTCGCGCGTGCGCATCCTGCATCTCGTGCAGGAGAGGCCCGAGCGCACGATCGGCGAACTCTGCGACGCCACCGGACTGCACGCGAACACGGTGCGCGAGCATCTGCACCGGCTGATCGAGGGCGGCTACGTCATCCAGACGACCGAGCACCGCACTGTCCGCGGGCGTCCGCGCACCCTGTACAGCGCGGCGACCGGAGCGCCGGAGGCCTCGAGCCCGATCGCCCGTGAGAAGGTCGCGGGCGCCGCGCGCCGCGGTGACGTGATGCGCAGCATCCTGTCGGAACCCGCCTCCGATCTGGGGCGGGAGGCGACCCACCAGCTCGACGCGCTCGTCGAGCATCTCGAGGAGAGCGGCTTCGAGCCGATCGTCGACGAGCGCCGGATGACGGTCGATCTCACCCCGTGTCCGCACGCAGCCAGCGCACCGGAGCACCGGCCCCTGCTCTGCCAGGTGCACCTCGGCCTGATGCAGGGCGTGCTCGCGCAGGCCGGCGGGCCGATCGCCGCGGAGTGCGTGCAGGCTGCGCGGCGCCCCGAGGAGTGCACTGTGCAGCTGACAGTGGCCGGGCAGCTGCGGATCGTCGCCTGA
- a CDS encoding MogA/MoaB family molybdenum cofactor biosynthesis protein: protein MIAAAVVTVSDRSAAGVRDDTAGPVAVTALRDAGFTCDDARIVPDGADAVEQALRELLGTGIRLIVTSGGTGISPRDQTPEGAARVIERELPGIAEELRRAGLAATPMSMLTRGLAGTVGDALIVNLPGSPKAVAEGMPIVLSVAGHVLGQLNGEDHR, encoded by the coding sequence ATGATCGCCGCCGCCGTCGTCACCGTCTCAGACAGGTCGGCCGCGGGCGTACGCGACGACACCGCCGGTCCCGTCGCGGTCACAGCCCTTCGCGATGCGGGTTTCACCTGCGACGACGCGCGGATCGTGCCCGACGGCGCGGATGCCGTGGAGCAGGCTCTACGTGAGCTGCTCGGCACGGGCATCCGGCTGATCGTCACCAGCGGCGGCACCGGCATCAGCCCGCGCGACCAGACGCCAGAGGGCGCTGCCCGCGTGATCGAGCGGGAGCTGCCAGGCATCGCCGAGGAGCTGCGGCGCGCGGGTCTCGCTGCGACGCCCATGTCGATGCTGACCCGCGGGCTCGCCGGCACCGTGGGCGACGCCCTGATCGTCAACCTGCCGGGCTCCCCGAAGGCCGTCGCCGAGGGGATGCCGATCGTGCTCTCGGTCGCAGGGCACGTGCTCGGCCAGCTCAACGGAGAGGACCACCGATGA
- a CDS encoding molybdenum cofactor biosynthesis protein MoaE, with translation MTVRLARITDQPLSLDEHIAAVDSTTAGAVTTFVGRVRDHDPDAADAVVALEYTSHPDAEPTLHRIAEAASEGTDALVAVSHRVGRLDVGEAAVAIAVASSHRDEAFVVCREVIEAIKRELPVWKRQVEADGTTAWKGIGG, from the coding sequence ATGACCGTCCGCCTCGCGCGCATCACCGACCAGCCGCTGTCGCTCGACGAGCACATCGCCGCCGTCGACAGCACCACCGCCGGCGCCGTCACGACCTTCGTCGGTCGCGTCCGCGACCACGATCCGGATGCCGCCGACGCCGTCGTCGCGCTGGAGTACACCTCGCACCCCGACGCCGAACCTACCTTGCACCGCATCGCGGAGGCGGCGTCCGAGGGAACGGATGCCCTGGTAGCGGTCAGCCACCGCGTCGGTCGTCTCGACGTCGGCGAGGCCGCCGTCGCCATCGCCGTCGCGTCGTCGCACCGCGATGAGGCGTTCGTCGTGTGCCGCGAGGTGATCGAGGCCATCAAGCGCGAGCTGCCCGTGTGGAAGCGTCAGGTCGAGGCCGATGGCACCACCGCGTGGAAGGGCATCGGCGGCTAG
- a CDS encoding MoaD/ThiS family protein, with amino-acid sequence MATVRFFAAAQEATGRDSVTTDAETLGILKQQLLAEHPALTGILPRCAVLVDGTRVDDAFALAGATTIDVLPPFAGG; translated from the coding sequence ATGGCGACCGTGCGGTTCTTCGCCGCGGCTCAGGAAGCGACAGGGCGCGACTCCGTGACGACGGATGCCGAGACCCTCGGCATCCTGAAGCAGCAACTGCTCGCCGAGCACCCCGCGCTCACCGGCATCCTGCCCCGCTGCGCGGTGCTGGTCGACGGCACCCGCGTCGACGACGCTTTCGCGCTCGCCGGCGCGACCACGATCGACGTCCTGCCGCCGTTCGCCGGCGGCTGA